The genomic region tcgattatctccgaccgagatggccgttttgtttctagattttggcgtaccttgcaagaagtgttgggaacgcgtttagacatgagcaccgcatatcatcctcaaactgatggacaaagagaatgcacaattcaaaccttggaggacatgttacgagcttgtgttgtcgattttggaaaagcttgggacaagcacttacctctcgccgagttctcttacaataatagttatcacgcgagtataaaagccgcaccttttgatgcGTTATATGgtcaaaaatgtcgttcacctctttgttaggccgaggtaggcgacgtgcaaatcaccggacccgaactcattcacgaaaccaccaagaagatcgtacaaatccgagataggcttcggacggcccggaatcgtcaaaagtgctacaccgacaaaagacgcaacgacctcgaatttcaagtcggtgaccaagTAATGtaaaaggtcgcaccttggaaaggtgtaatccgttttggaaaacacgggaagctaaatctgcggtatattggtcctttcgaaatcttggagcgtattggaaccgttgcttatcgtttagatcttccgcctcaattaaactccgttcatcctaccttccatgtatctaacttgaaaaagtgtcttgccgaacccgatatcatcatccctctcgaggaacttactattgatgacaaacttcattttgtggaagaaccggttgaaattgtggacacctccgtcaagactttgaaacaaagccgaattctgattgttaaagtccgttggaacgccaaaaggggacccgggtttacttgggaaaggcaagatcaaatgcaaaagaaataccctcacttgttcccggttccggagacacaagattccgaggaagaaacaacgactactacgcctacttaaatttcgggacgaaatttcttttaaggagtaggtaatgtaacatcccgcctttttctgtttacttttctgtttaattatttgaagtccgttatatgtttataacatctcccgttaatatgcgttttaaattatctcgttaggtaattcacgcacccgaatggaactagagggaccaaacttgcccaagtgctaaacatttgactaggtcaaatggtcaccactccatctcctccacccattattttccattttcattttcacttttcatttaatactttcaacttttctctcaatcttcatcttcaagaatcatcatctaaattcgttcaagcaagcttcaatcaaaacaaattacatattaggAATCCTTGctacttcctcttcaattccataccaatttcattacatttgggtaactttctaaaatcactagattttgtgttcttgatatttttaagttataaagttgttaattagtgtctatggctcaagtctaacatgattatatgatttatatgctcgattttgttatttgaagtaactagctcgagtatgaactttggtgtgtttgatttcgtgatttggttgtttgaatgttgttaaatgttataaatgcatgtattaaatgtgttcctagtatcactagcttcaatttgatgtgtaggttgcttgagaaaactccataaacttgattagtgaatttggtgagtttgagttagggtttgataaacttgaaatgaatatttgatgcattgaatgctataaattgttgttggtaagtagttagttgtattgtatgctcgattacctacgaaacggcgtgtcatatgtatgcatttaattcccaaatcctattttgtgcatttatgaacttgagcattaattgagcatttaatgttggaaagtcggttttgaaaataatgttttcggttggtgaaatgtgcttagttgtcttccttgtcaaaagagctttccaacgatataaggtgcgagtcataagtgtttacagtttgtgatttgtgtttgttcgaagttcggaaaaagacttgaacaattgaaactgaccaggtaccagcacccgttaaatgccgcggcgcggcagccttgggtcacggcgcgacctaaggcgtgttcaggttctgaccaacATGTCAATTATGTGAAAAATGTTTTGCACCCTATGGacccccgattcacatgagacttgttctaacatgtttatatatgaataattagcatagaaaaatagttcgggacccgacccgaatgcgttgactttttcgttgactttgaccgaccaaaaggttgactttttgtcaaacttaaccaaatgattatgcaatctttctaacatgatcctatacttgaatcttgcatgaaacttgacaatttgattcacatgctacataatcgagtcgtattgagccataggactaattggacatctttgacctatcgtgtttaccgttattgatacaacctatttgtttaggtcaagactagcattgttctttgcacacgtcacttgtcgaagtacttatttactcttgcgcttaaggtgagatcatagtcccacttttactcgtttgaacttacatttgggatgagaaaacataaacgtttctttttaactaagtgaacacaagtacaggaaaataaacattctacatacgagtttagaacaaaatcctcaattcgattatcattagttacacttgcagggtgcaaGTGTAGGtgtgaacttatgttatatggccatatgggtttgacaaaccctcattcggacagttcTCTACCGTTATGCGGAAGAAATATATTtttgggaaacagtgtatgttctaacactattgtgatggggtactattgaaggaaacgttaagccttgataattgggtgctcgtgaatattaacttttagaatgtattactatttatcaatgatgcaaatcttgtggttcgacttacttttactcacttacttacttaaacctatgatttcaccaacgttttcgttgacagatttctatgtttttctcaggtccttgaacattaggtgatacatgcttccgctcattcttttgatacttgctttggatgtagagtatacttgcatatgtggagcatcttttgactactttaaactatgtcgcacgtgtttcatttgtactttaaacatcgttatgtactagttatgggaactacttttgtaaactttgaaacatccacaattatgaaatgaatgcgacatattttcggtcaaactttgtcttaaagacttatgaccatgtaatgggacctacgcagacggcgccgtcaaacattatTTGGTTGGGTCACTACAAATGGTAACAAATGTAAAACCCACCTTGGAAGGGGAAGGAGAACTGTTCGATAGTACAAAATATAGGGGAATGATTGGATCCCTTCTATACTTAACGGCAAGTCGGCACGATATCATGTTTAGTATGTGCTTATGTGCAAGATTTCAAAAAAATCCAAAGACATCACACGTTGAGGCCGTCAAAAGAATTTTTAGATACTTAAAAGGGACAATGCATCTTGGGTTATGGTATCCAAATTTCACCGGAGttgatattatgtgctttgcggattccgatcacggaggatcaatgattgatagaaaaagcacaagtGGAGTATGCGCATTCATGGGTCTTTGCCTAACTTCATGGTTCTCGAAGAAGAAAACGTCTGTTGCATTgtctaccaccgaagccgaatatgtagCTATGGGAAGAGCATGCACACAAGTGCTATGGATGAAGCAAACCTTCCTCGATTACGGTATCATCTCATCCGAAATACCCATATGTTGTGATAACAAAATTGCTATAGACCTATcgaaaaatcaaatattacactttaggactaaacacatagacattaggcatCATTTCCTTTGTGACCACGTGTAAAATGCTAATATTGTGATAGATAAGGTAGAATCTGTGGAAAACATAGCTGACATATTCACTAAGCCCCTTAAAAAGAAAACCTTTAACTtgcttaggaatgggttgggaatgatggaacataCTCCGTAAAATCCTATCCTGATCacgcacggtcaaaccacggtcgaccgtgttgAGAGCTGTCTGATGTCtgacgaatttctttgtcttttatGCAACTCCTTTAATATCCAAACAACTTTTTCACCAACCACATCTCTTCCTtaaaccccaactactgaatttctGGTTTTACTTTTGTCTTACCTTCAAGTACTCTTCAAAAAGTGGTCCGTACTCTTTCAATTCTCTTCAAGGTAAACACCTAAAAGTTACTTCCAATTTTACTAGATTGATTATATTCTTTCCAAAATCATAGGAACACTTATTTCTTGCatgaataacttaaatatatgagtaaaattgttgtaaaaagttttattttttttttatcaaatgagTCATAATAGTGATTTTTTGCATAAAAACTCATATATGCTTTAAATCATTAAACTCACTCATGCACACACACATATGTTTGAACAAATCATTATGATACTTGTGAATCTCATGACTAGTATCTATTCTTGacaaacataaaataaaataatgaaacttgtctaaatttttaaaagaaaaataGTACAATTTAATTTCAAAAGTCATAGTTTTCAAAATGGGTCTAGACAAGGACTAATCTACACGTGTTTAGCATAtaatttttcaaacttatgaaCTTGATTACTTTGCTAAAATTTTTGTTTTTCTAGGAAATGACCAACACGAGAAATCAACGTATTACGAACAATAGGAAACACGTGGAGACTAGAACACTTCATGAGGAGCGTGTTGTTCATCATACCGAATTTCCCGAACTAACTCAACTTTTCACCCATAACAATTGTTTCTCATTTCTTGAGTTTGATGAAACCATTTATCCAACACTAATTAGGGAATTCTATGCTAATCTTGATGTTTCAAATCCTGACCAAGTTGCATTTTGACTTTTTAATACACCTTACACTTGGTCCCTTGAACAATTCGCAACCGTTATGGCAATTCCTTCCAATGGGCTTTCCTTCTATACTCCTTTAACCGATCTAAGATCACTAATCCTATGTTTCCATTGCAACCCATCTTAGATCTCATCACCACTCTGGGAGTACAACGAAATCTCAACCAACGGCTTCGCATTCAAGATAACGAAATGCGCCATGATCTTCAACTTATTCTTAATGTCATTCGGAATAATGTCTATTATCTGGAAGCTATCGCTACTCACATCTCCAGAACAGAAGTCGTTGTCATGTGGTCACTCCTTACTCATGAACTCATAAATCTTGCTTATCTTACCACTCAAAGAATGGGTTATCTTCGAGAACTAGGAACTCATCCACTTCCATATTCAAATCATCTTAATCGGCTTTTTCGATTTGTTAATGCCATCAACGGTTCTTATATCcctcaacccgtgtcaacaattcctATTACTAATTGGGAAGCTCATCCGGTAATCATTCTCTCGTCTGACAATGAAAGCTCAACAATCTCCGATGCGTTTAGCACCAATGGGATTTATCTTTAAAAACAATTAATGTTGGTTAAGAATACTTATAAGGGCGAGTAGATACAACACTTGTCCTAGGATTGAAGCTTGTTATGTATTGTAATGCACTTGCTATGCTTATTATGTTTGTTACTCTTTATGTCTACTATTGGTTCGAGGGGGAGCCATTTTATTTATAAGCAGGAACAATTGATAGGCGTGTACGAtctaagggggagcattactctagggcccGCTTAGTTCCATGTgggactaacctttttgcttcgacaaaaggagaagaaagtgtatggtaaatgatgttaacacttatgtcgacttacatagttaacacttactcataggtttgtcatcatcaaaaagggggagaatgttggttaagattcaaatcataatattcaaaggttaatcactttgttttaatGATGACACACAAGAACTAAGTAGTTAATAATATGTAGGATGACATGAGTTCatgagcctaaactatctctagcaaaagaccaatacgtAAGTAATTATCTTGGTAAAAAGCTACACGGCTGAACTACGGTCGACCGTGAAACCAACCGTGTGTGTCCTGTACCAACGAGttcaagtttttctaaaactgtaAATCTACGGCTGACTTCACGGACGACTGCAGCCCgatcgcagttttctctgttactaattttgaccaaataaagtttgactcgacatctataatttacaaaacctttttaaacatgcttataatagttgccctctttGGTCTCAAAAgaattttgaaccaaaagatgttaatttttacgaatcacacctaatgacatcttaatgacattttaagcttgATTTAAGCTAAAACACTCAAGGGTCATATCTCTTTATCCTAATGCATAGTGTcatttaaaaatactaataatggtcattaaagtcccaattaaagagttgctctcccattagttctatgtatcattatttaTATGAGAATGTAATTAGTTTAAGTATAGTCAAGTTGTaacaagaatcattatgttcaaactagattcaaactagttcatttaagttgtaacaatgttctaaagGGCAAAATACTCTCATAAGTAAAATGATAAGTAATTAAGAATggttgatgaagcttttggaagataatggtttgtcaagagacaaaaatctgcaattacctcttttggtaatcaatgacaaatggtcaaagattgaagactttcttctttaatggacatgtcaacttccaaTCTTATGTCTAAAACATAAAGGATAATGAGGATAATTTTAGAAGtaattggcctttagttgcagctattcaacaagagaaaatgacaattttcaaaggacaaaaatggccataagaatcagatgtcagaggtacaaggtcgaaccacggtcgacagtGCAGCGAGACCTATAGCTTCCAGGCAGATTTcgctttcctataaaagccaagccttgaagcatttgaagacacacctcttgcactcatattttctcatacttactgattcattcttataattaaattgtaatcttttggagtgattcaagcaagagcacttgtaagcttaaagttgtaagtttacttgtaaactatcttcttaaagggatctagaggatagttgtATTTTCACTAGGATAgctcattaggatcttgtggtaagagctataggtgattgcaaagtcttcaaagggacgtaagagttcacgAGTTACGGCTTATCGATATACTAGTGTTGTATccagacactccaccgagtttggagtatcatagtgaagaaaaatctcaattcatagaattgaggagtggattaaggaagattagttaacatctttccGAACAACTATAAAttattgtgtttgttctctcttcccttatctttttgattacaagttttaaatatatttatattgttagtattattagagaacaaacatttcaaatcacagtatatcaagttcaagttcaagttcaacaaaatgcaaagaaaattttgaaaaattgactaagtaactattcatccccctctagttacttacatttggtatcagagcggttactCTAAATGTTTTGTCAAAAATTACTAATTTTTGCAAAtcttagagtttaagatcatggaacaaaaatttaagaacttgaactatagtgaaggatgCTTAATGCAAAGGCCTCCACTTCTTGTAAGTAAAGGATTTTGTTATTGGAAACATCGATTTGAAACATATGTCCGTTCCAAAGATATAGACTATTGGAACATTATTACTAAAGGTGATTATGTTCCATTTAAGTTTGGTGATGATaagaaaattaaaatatatatacccgGGGAAGAATGGACTAAGGAACATAAGGTGGAAGTAGGCAAAAACTATGAAGCTAAGATGACCATTTTTAATGCATTACCTAGGAAAGAATATGAGAGAGTTtttatgatgggtagtgctaaggaaatttgggatagtatcatggttactcatcATGGAAACCCACAAGTTatagaaaataaagtagaattgcttataaTTAAATATGAACAATTTGCTATTGAAGATTAAGAAAAAACTGATAGTGCCTacactagatttaacaatatttgttcaagtttgaaagctctaggtacgatctacacggataagcaatatgttcgaaaattcttaagggctctaccatcaagatggagaccaaGGTGACGGCAATTGACGAATCAAAGAATGCGGAAAAGTAACTCTAGATGAATTCATTGGAAATCTCAAAGCACATGAGGTCATTCTAGATAAAGATGATGAGGTAGAAAAGGCCAAGAGAGAAAAGAACAAGTCAATTGCTCAAAAGACTaagattcatgatgaatatgatgttgatgatgacgatgatgatattctTAATGATGATGAACAACTAGCATTTATTGTTCGCTCATTTAAGAAGTTCTATCGAAGGCCGAGAAACCATGTTCGCCCTCCAATGGAACAAAAGAAAACGCCATTCGATCCGAAGAAAAAGTTTGTACGAAAATATTTTGGGTGCGGTGATCCAAATCACTTGATAAGTGAATGTCCTAAGAGAAAGAATGAAAAGGCTTTTCTTGGAGGCGcatgggatgatgaagaaaatgacacacaagaagaaggaaaggaaacgtGTCTCATAGCCATTGACATAACAAGTGATGACGACAAGGGATCGCAAGTCGGACAAACCGACAATGAGGTACTTCCAAATTCATTTGAGTTTAGTATTGACAACTTTGCTAAATTGTGTATCTTAAGTAGTAAagtaagcaacaaaaacacaagtctaaaggaagaaaataacttgcttaggttagaaatcttacaacttaaagaaagattatctaactcacaagaatgtcttacatgtgatgacttaaaacatgaaaaccatgccttgaacaaaactaacaaactacttgaaaataaaattaagttttcaaaatatGATGGAAGTAGTAAAGTGTTAGAAAATATTTTAAGTGTTCAAAAATCAACAAATGATAAACAAGGGCTAGGATATAAGGAAAATACTCTTGAGATAAAATCATCCAAGCATAAGACGATAGTGTTTGTTAAACCTAAAGAAGTAGAAACACCAAAAACAAAGGCTTCCATAACTAAACAAGTTAAGACAAGTAGAAAAGAAATAAAACCATTTGTGAAAAATTATTCAAGAAGAATGATCAATCAAAACTTTGAAAGAAGAAGGGTCGAAACTAAAAGGAGCAACAATATTAAAATTGTTAAACgattgattaaagtaggagtctttaatgctaatcatcccggacccaacaaacattgggtaccaaagttaTTGATTAATTAAATATAGGTTTGTCTCAATGGTGTTTTATAAAATGAGGAATGGATAATTGATAGCGAATGTACAACACACATGACGGGCAACAAAGAATTCTTCACAAAATATACGGAGCACaatggaggtgatgtaatctttggtggcgatgtgaaaggaaaaatcgtcggtaaaggtaacattattaatcaaaagattacacttgataatgtgttacacattaaaaatttaagttttaacttgctaagtgtaggaagaatatgtgataaaggatataacatgtcatttactaaaaattcatcacacataataaaagatggtaaaagtgtcataaatggaACTAGGAAGAAAGGTCTTTATACATGCGAATTGGATAATTTCAAACATGTAGATATTTGTCTCACatctatacatgatactactaccttgtggcataggagactagggcatgctaacatgaaactaattcacaacatatcctcaaaggacatagttagagacttgcctaaattaaaatatgaaagtcatttttgtgatgcatgcaaGGTAGGAAAACAAGTACGTGCTAGTCATAAACCTAATAACTTTATCTCTACTAAAAGATGTCTAGAACTTTTACAAATGGATGTATTTGGACCATCGGCCGTTCAAAGTTATGGAGCAAATTTTTATACCTTAGTAATAGTAGATGATTtctcaaaatacacatggacactaTTTCTAAAGCATAAAAATGAAGCATGTGAAAGATTTATAATCTTTGCCACTAAGATACAAAAATTGCTTGGTTGCACTATAGTAACAATAAGAATggatcatggtagagaatttgataatgatgctcaatttggagtcttttgtgatttaaatggCATCTCTCATAATTTCTCGACTCCTCACACACCTCAATccaatggggttgttgaaaggaaaaccgaactcttcaagaaatgagtcgaactatgttaaatgaacaatcaatCCCTCAAAATTTTTGGAGTGAAGTCGTTGTCACCTCTACTtacattcaaaatagagtcttaattaggccatcaatggacaaaacaccttatgaaattttaaatggtagaaaaccaaccgtaagtcatcttagagtattcgggtgcaaatgttttatcttaaacaaaaaggaatatcttacaaagtttgaaCCTAAGGCTTACGAAGGAGTGTTCTTAGGGTATTCgttagaaagtaaggcatatagggttctaataaatacacaaatgtcatagaagaatccctaGATGTCACATTTGATGAAACTCCACCTCCACCTAAGACTAAACCTTTAGAGGATGATGATGTGATAGAACAAGATGCCATAGAATTAATGCCAACTCAAATCGAGTTCAATGACACCAATGAGGATGGATCTCATTTGAAACCAAGTAAGGATAACTTAGcatattcgatcgatattaaacataTAAAGGATCATCCTATAGATTAAGTCATAGGAGACATCAACACTAGAACCACTAGATCACAAGCATCCAACCTAACTGCCAACTATGCTTTTATCTcccaaatagaacccaaaaatgttaaagaagacctattagatgaaagttgggtggaagctatgcaagaggaattaaatcaattccaaatgagcgatgtatgggatttggttcccttacctagtgagagcaatatcataggtacaaaatgggtgtatagaaataaactagatgaagatggaaacgtagttagaaacaaagctagactagttgcacaaagatatagccaacaagagggaattatttatgatgaaacatttgcttCCGTCGCTAGGCTAGAATCAATAAGAATACTTCTTGCTTATGCGTATGCCAATAAATTCAAactctatcaaatggatgtcaaaagtgcctttttaaatggtgtcataaatgaagaagttTATGTGTCACAACCTCCGGGGTTTGAAGATTTCGAAAAACCTTATCAcgtttttaaacttaaaaaggctttctatggacttaaacaagcccctagagcatggtatgaaagacttagaaccTTCTTGATAAATAATGGGTatgaaatgggaaaaattgataatacactctTTATCAAAAGGTATGAAAAGGATTTAGTTatagttcaaatatatgttgatgatattgtatttggttctactaacgaatctcttagcaattagttttctaagttaatgcatgatgagttgGAAATaagcatgatgggtgaactcaagttctttctaggactacaaatcaagcaactagaagatggaacattcatcaatcaacaaaaataCATTCATGAAATGATCAAAAAATTTGGAATGGGGAACTCAAAACCAATGGCGACTCCAATGGCAACAAATGTAAAACTCACCTTGGAAGGGGAAGGAGAACCGTTCGATAGTACAAAATATAGGGAAATGATTGGATCCCTTCTATACTTAACGGCAAGTCGGCCCGATATCATGTTTAGTATGTGCTTATGTTCAAGATTTCAAAAAAAACCAAAGATATCACACGTTGAGGCCGTCAAAAGAATTTTTATATACTTAAAAGGGACAATGCATCTTGGGTTATGGTATCCAAAGTTCACCGGAGttgatattatgtgctttgcgAATTCCGATCACGGAGGATCAAtgattgatagaaaaagcacaagtGGAGTATGCGCATTCGTGGGTCTTTGCCTAACTTCATGGTTCTCGAAGAAGCAAACGTCCATTGCATTATCTACCACTGAAGCCGAATATGTAGCTATGGAAAGAGCATGCGCACAAGTACTATGGATGAAGCAAACCTCCCTCGATTACGGTATCATCTCATCCGAAATACCCATATGTTGTGATAACAAAAGTGCTATAGACCTATcgaaaaatcaaatattacactctaggactaaacacatagacattaggcatCATTTCCTTCGTGACCACGTGCAAAATGGTAATATTGTGATAGATAAGGTAGAATCTGCGGAAAACATAGCTGACATATTCACAAAGCCCCTTAAAAAGAAAACCTATAACTTGTTTAGGAATGGGTTAGGAATGATGGAACATACTCCATAAAATCCTATCCTgatcacgcacggtcgaaccacggtcgaccgtgttgAGAGCCGCCTGATGTCtgacgaatttctttgtcttttatGCAACTCCTTTAATATCCAAACAACTTTTCCACCAACCACATCTCTTCCTTAAACCCCAACCACTGAATTTCTGATTTTACTTTTGTCTTACCTTCAAGTACTGTTCAAAAAGTGGTCCATACTCTTTCAATTCTCTTTAAGGTAAACACCTAAAAGTTATTTCCAATTTTACTAGATTGATTATATTCTTTTCAAAATCATAGGAACATTTATTTCTTGCATGAATCACTTAAATATATGAGTAAAATTGTtgtaaaaagttttttttttatcaaatgggtcataatagtgatttcttgcataaaaactcatatatgttttaaatcattaaaatcaCTCATGCACACACACATATGTTTGAATAAATCATTATGATACTTGTGAATCTCATGACTAGTATCTATTCTTGACAAATATAAAgcaaaatgatgaaacttgtctaaattttcAAAAGAAAAATAGTATAATTTAATTTCAAAAGTCATAGTTTTAAAAATGGGTCTAGACAGGGACTAATCTACATGTGTTTAGCATATAGTTTTTCAAACTTATGAACTTGATTACTTTGCAAAAATTGTTGTTTTTCTAGGAAATGACCAACACGAGAAATCAATGTATTACGAACAATAGGCAATACATGGAGACTAGAACACTTCATGAGGAGTGTGTTGTTCATCATACCAAATTTTCTGAACTAACTCAACTTTTCACCCATAACAATTGTTTATCATTTCTTGAGTTTGATGAAACCATTTATCTAACACTAATTAGGGAATTCTATGCAAATCTTGATGTTTCAAATCCCGACCAAGTTGCATTTTGACTTTTTAATACACCTTACACTTGGTCCCTTGAACAATTCGCAACCGTTATGGAAATTCCTTCCAATGGGCGTTCCTTCTATACTCCTTCAACCGATCTAAGATCACTTAATCCTACGTTTCCGTTGCAACCCATCTTAGATCTCATCACCACTCCGGGAGTACAACGAAACCTCAACCAACGGCTTCGCATTCAAGACAACGAAATCCGCCAT from Rutidosis leptorrhynchoides isolate AG116_Rl617_1_P2 chromosome 9, CSIRO_AGI_Rlap_v1, whole genome shotgun sequence harbors:
- the LOC139868571 gene encoding secreted RxLR effector protein 161-like, which translates into the protein MATPMATNVKLTLEGEGEPFDSTKYREMIGSLLYLTASRPDIMFSMCLCSRFQKKPKISHVEAVKRIFIYLKGTMHLGLWYPKFTGVDIMCFANSDHGGSMIDRKSTSGVCAFVGLCLTSWFSKKQTSIALSTTEAEYVAMERACAQVLWMKQTSLDYGIISSEIPICCDNKSAIDLSKNQILHSRTKHIDIRHHFLRDHVQNGNIVIDKVESAENIADIFTKPLKKKTYNLFRNGLGMMEHTP